From the Kitasatospora viridis genome, one window contains:
- a CDS encoding recombinase family protein — protein sequence MSTTSQLSAMDIHAAVYARQSDARENASEVSTTVQREQGYAEAERRSASSITYYEDLGISAFTGVERPDFEKLLKDCRAGKINLLIVYYISRLSRLEPEDAIPIVVELLGLGVTIVSVTEGEFRKGNLLDLIHMLMRLDQSHNESKNKSQAVREAKAKAESLGGYLGGKPPYGFALQEETRYTADDRPIAIQLLVHNRDEAEVIRRVWATIKQHMDEPYDPKSKRHPGSLNGIVSDMNNGDEPVPTRGAVTGKKTKDSAWDPKTLKRILRDPRIAGFAAEPIYNVKDDGTATSQVESYRILRDPGTMLPLQRHEPIIPSADWHELQTWLDSRGRGKGLSRGQSLLSAMDVLFCECGSVKTSHADSAKPVKRSYRCRRRKVQPGQHLGECTISQAALDDHVARSIFALLREVEHDHEALAVLAEATRRFGVATESPERARERAALIADRADAARALEELYDDRKAGGFRSDIGRRRFIAEEDALVNLLEATEARLAVLEEAITPVIPIGEWLPEDPAVDPIGPGSWWHGTPIDGQRTFVRLFVDRITVSKSEQRGGRGPVHQRVRIDFAKRQETAENGEGQRVV from the coding sequence ATGTCCACGACCTCGCAGCTCAGCGCCATGGACATCCATGCGGCCGTATACGCACGACAGTCCGACGCGCGGGAGAACGCCAGCGAGGTCTCGACCACGGTCCAGCGCGAGCAGGGCTACGCGGAAGCTGAGCGGCGGAGCGCGTCGAGCATCACCTACTACGAGGATCTCGGCATCTCGGCGTTCACCGGGGTGGAGCGTCCCGACTTCGAGAAGCTGCTGAAGGACTGCCGCGCCGGCAAGATCAACCTGCTGATCGTCTACTACATCAGCCGCTTGTCCCGCCTCGAGCCGGAAGACGCGATCCCGATCGTCGTCGAGCTGCTCGGCCTCGGCGTGACCATCGTCAGCGTCACCGAGGGCGAGTTCCGCAAGGGCAACCTGCTCGACCTGATCCACATGCTGATGCGGCTCGACCAGTCGCACAACGAGAGCAAGAACAAGAGCCAGGCCGTCCGGGAGGCGAAGGCGAAGGCCGAGAGCCTCGGCGGCTACCTCGGCGGGAAGCCGCCGTACGGGTTCGCCCTGCAGGAGGAGACCCGGTACACGGCTGACGACCGTCCGATCGCCATCCAGTTGCTCGTGCACAACCGGGACGAGGCCGAGGTGATCCGGCGGGTCTGGGCCACCATCAAGCAGCACATGGACGAGCCGTACGACCCGAAGAGCAAGCGTCATCCGGGCTCGCTGAACGGGATCGTCTCCGACATGAACAACGGGGACGAGCCGGTCCCGACCCGGGGTGCGGTGACCGGCAAGAAGACCAAGGACAGCGCCTGGGACCCGAAGACGCTGAAGCGGATCCTGCGGGACCCGCGGATCGCCGGCTTCGCGGCCGAGCCGATCTACAACGTGAAGGACGACGGCACCGCCACCAGCCAGGTGGAGAGCTATCGCATCCTCCGGGATCCGGGGACGATGCTCCCGCTGCAGCGGCACGAGCCGATCATCCCGTCGGCCGACTGGCACGAGCTGCAGACCTGGCTGGACAGCCGGGGGAGGGGCAAGGGCCTGTCCCGGGGGCAGTCGCTCCTCTCCGCCATGGACGTGCTCTTCTGCGAGTGCGGCTCGGTGAAGACCTCCCACGCCGACAGCGCCAAGCCCGTGAAGCGGTCGTACCGGTGCCGCCGCCGGAAGGTCCAGCCGGGCCAGCACCTCGGCGAGTGCACGATCAGCCAGGCGGCGCTGGATGACCACGTGGCCCGAAGCATCTTCGCGCTCCTACGGGAGGTCGAGCACGACCACGAGGCCCTGGCGGTCCTCGCCGAGGCGACCCGCCGGTTCGGCGTCGCCACCGAGTCGCCTGAGCGGGCTCGGGAACGGGCCGCTCTGATCGCCGACCGCGCGGATGCGGCGCGGGCGCTCGAAGAGCTCTACGACGACCGCAAGGCCGGCGGCTTCCGCAGCGACATCGGACGGCGTCGGTTCATCGCCGAGGAGGACGCGCTGGTGAACCTGCTGGAGGCCACCGAGGCGAGGCTCGCCGTCCTGGAAGAGGCCATCACCCCGGTCATCCCGATCGGCGAGTGGCTGCCCGAGGACCCGGCGGTCGACCCGATCGGGCCCGGGTCCTGGTGGCACGGCACGCCGATCGACGGCCAGCGGACGTTCGTCAGGCTCTTCGTCGACCGGATCACCGTGTCCAAGTCCGAGCAGCGGGGCGGACGAGGGCCAGTGCATCAACGAGTAAGGATCGACTTCGCCAAGCGGCAGGAGACAGCCGAGAACGGTGAAGGCCAGCGCGTGGTGTGA
- a CDS encoding DUF4097 family beta strand repeat-containing protein gives MGLAVLVVVVTVASWTVVASLPVHHPYSGSWQQDAAGAGRVTVQADGLDVTLGQDDSTQVTVAMSGSYTGRVPQVSVARSGADVTVTAGCSDDCSGHLRITVPSGLAAQVSTGDAGIRAKGLTGRLDLTTGLGGVEVDQSSGPLTVRSTYGAVTLADSSAPTAEVTTTDGAVSASFTAAPASLEVTTGYGGVDLKVPHDATYHVDAQSPWSPPSVSLPNTATDAPHSVVVRTTRGDITVH, from the coding sequence GTGGGGCTGGCCGTCCTCGTCGTGGTCGTCACCGTGGCCAGTTGGACTGTGGTCGCCTCGCTCCCGGTGCACCACCCGTACAGCGGCAGCTGGCAGCAGGACGCGGCCGGCGCCGGCCGGGTGACGGTCCAGGCCGACGGGCTCGACGTGACGCTGGGTCAGGACGACTCCACGCAGGTCACGGTGGCCATGAGCGGCAGCTACACGGGCCGTGTCCCGCAGGTCTCCGTCGCCCGGTCCGGGGCGGACGTCACGGTCACCGCCGGCTGCTCCGACGACTGCTCGGGGCACCTGCGGATCACGGTGCCGTCCGGCCTGGCCGCGCAGGTGAGCACCGGGGACGCCGGGATCCGGGCGAAGGGCCTGACCGGCCGCCTGGACCTGACCACCGGGCTGGGCGGGGTCGAGGTGGACCAGTCGTCCGGCCCGCTGACCGTGCGGAGCACGTACGGCGCGGTGACCCTCGCCGACAGCAGCGCCCCGACCGCCGAGGTGACCACCACCGACGGCGCGGTCAGCGCCTCCTTCACGGCGGCACCCGCCTCCCTGGAGGTCACCACGGGCTACGGCGGCGTCGACCTCAAGGTGCCGCACGACGCCACCTACCACGTCGACGCGCAGAGCCCCTGGTCCCCGCCGAGCGTCTCCCTGCCGAACACCGCCACGGACGCCCCGCACAGCGTGGTGGTGAGGACCACGCGCGGCGACATCACGGTCCACTGA
- a CDS encoding plasmid mobilization protein produces MDVPVLPRAAAPELHREGAAKQEKPVVDPPEPARAAPVNARPPKRRRRDNDDPKTKKVGFRCTEEQKTRVEQLAAAAELTVADYLERRALAPGGAGAATRDEQVDKAVQALDATRFQLAKVGVNLNQIAFQLNAHLGVDHGSAQATLAAAAHLVAETRRAVAEVDASAMRLAKAGRG; encoded by the coding sequence GTGGACGTGCCGGTGCTGCCGAGGGCGGCAGCACCGGAGCTTCACCGCGAGGGCGCGGCGAAGCAGGAGAAGCCCGTCGTCGACCCGCCTGAGCCTGCTCGTGCTGCGCCTGTCAACGCCCGTCCTCCCAAGCGCCGCCGACGTGACAACGACGACCCGAAGACGAAGAAGGTCGGCTTCCGCTGCACCGAAGAGCAGAAGACGCGCGTCGAGCAGTTGGCCGCCGCAGCCGAGCTGACCGTGGCCGACTACCTGGAGCGCCGGGCCCTGGCTCCTGGCGGCGCCGGCGCGGCGACCCGTGACGAGCAGGTGGACAAGGCCGTGCAGGCCCTCGACGCCACCCGGTTCCAGCTCGCCAAGGTGGGCGTCAACCTCAACCAGATCGCCTTTCAGCTCAACGCCCACCTCGGCGTCGACCATGGCTCCGCGCAGGCCACCCTGGCAGCCGCCGCGCACCTGGTGGCCGAAACGAGGCGTGCCGTCGCCGAGGTCGACGCCTCGGCGATGCGCTTGGCGAAGGCCGGCCGGGGGTGA
- a CDS encoding relaxase/mobilization nuclease domain-containing protein, whose translation MITTARSGRNTLKALEYLYGPGRRNEHTDPHLVASWDGFAPDPGRDGEATLAQLRDALDLHVVRYGRPIKQHVYHRMVRADPTDRNLTDQEWADIARRTVAAAGIAPDGDPDGCRWVAVHHGDNHIHILATVVRADLTQARLRGDQYRAEAELTTIERGYGLKDLSDTRTPAYRAAIPKRAKSGELRKAQRLGREDSERERLRIGVRRALAGAADQEEFLARLALARIQVEIRRLPSGDAQGYKFALPTREPGGPVWFSGSQLAADLTLPKIRERFTTGLDHPNPTRPGDQANPATARYRTSTTTDHAAATLDDQPLPGQVAAVVAGTIEVLDTLALTSPTLSRREINQAARALEYTAIARTRAARTEVRAMRSAARELLYAGPAGSQAPDGTAAATMLASLVLLAIVIAKWHTAQGHQRQAEAAHTAAAHLRTAYGRHAARPLALLDTQGRQLPTPDCDRHETAVRQALPADQAARILAEADWAALAATLTEAEQAGHDPATLLTHAAGRRELATADSPAAVLTWRIRRNTRLPDPTRPLTAEEQRANAALARTTTHRPTTPAPTPAPTPALPAPEQARRAR comes from the coding sequence GTGATCACCACCGCCCGCTCGGGCCGCAACACCCTCAAGGCGCTGGAGTACCTGTACGGTCCGGGACGGCGCAACGAGCACACCGACCCGCACCTCGTCGCGTCCTGGGACGGCTTCGCCCCCGACCCGGGCCGCGACGGCGAGGCCACCCTCGCACAGCTGCGTGACGCCCTGGACCTGCACGTCGTGCGCTACGGCAGGCCGATCAAGCAGCACGTCTACCACCGCATGGTCCGCGCCGACCCCACCGACCGGAACCTGACCGACCAGGAGTGGGCGGATATCGCCCGCCGGACCGTGGCCGCCGCCGGCATCGCCCCCGACGGCGACCCGGACGGCTGCCGGTGGGTCGCCGTGCACCACGGCGACAACCACATCCACATCCTCGCCACCGTGGTCCGCGCCGACCTGACCCAGGCCCGCCTGCGCGGCGACCAGTACCGCGCCGAGGCCGAACTCACCACGATCGAGCGCGGCTACGGGCTCAAGGACCTGTCCGACACCCGGACCCCGGCCTACCGGGCCGCGATCCCCAAGCGCGCCAAGAGCGGCGAGCTGCGCAAGGCCCAGCGCCTAGGCCGGGAGGACTCCGAGCGCGAGCGCCTGCGCATCGGGGTTCGCCGGGCACTGGCCGGCGCCGCCGACCAGGAGGAGTTCCTCGCCCGCCTCGCCCTGGCCCGCATCCAGGTCGAGATCCGCCGCCTGCCCTCCGGCGACGCCCAGGGCTACAAGTTCGCCCTGCCCACCAGAGAACCGGGAGGCCCGGTGTGGTTCTCCGGCAGCCAGCTCGCCGCCGACCTCACCCTGCCCAAGATCCGCGAACGCTTCACCACCGGCCTCGACCACCCCAACCCCACCCGCCCCGGCGACCAGGCGAACCCGGCCACGGCCCGGTACCGGACCAGCACCACCACCGACCACGCCGCCGCCACCCTCGACGACCAGCCCCTCCCCGGCCAGGTCGCCGCCGTCGTCGCCGGCACCATCGAGGTCCTCGACACCCTCGCCCTCACCAGCCCGACCCTGTCCCGACGGGAGATCAACCAGGCCGCCCGCGCCCTCGAATACACCGCCATCGCCCGCACCCGCGCCGCCCGCACCGAGGTCCGCGCGATGCGCTCGGCCGCCCGCGAACTCCTCTACGCGGGCCCCGCCGGCAGCCAGGCCCCCGACGGCACGGCCGCCGCGACGATGCTCGCCAGCCTGGTCCTGCTCGCGATCGTCATCGCCAAATGGCACACCGCCCAAGGCCACCAGCGCCAAGCCGAAGCCGCCCACACCGCCGCAGCCCACCTGCGCACCGCCTACGGCCGCCACGCCGCACGCCCCCTCGCCCTCCTCGACACCCAGGGCCGCCAACTCCCCACCCCGGACTGCGACCGGCACGAGACCGCGGTCCGCCAGGCGCTGCCCGCCGACCAGGCCGCTCGCATCCTCGCCGAGGCGGACTGGGCGGCACTCGCCGCCACCCTCACCGAAGCCGAGCAGGCAGGCCACGACCCCGCCACCCTGCTCACCCACGCCGCAGGCCGACGCGAACTCGCCACCGCCGACTCCCCAGCAGCCGTCCTCACCTGGCGCATCCGCCGCAACACCCGACTGCCCGACCCCACCCGCCCGCTCACAGCCGAAGAGCAGCGCGCCAACGCAGCCCTTGCCCGCACCACCACCCACCGCCCCACCACACCAGCACCCACCCCCGCGCCAACACCGGCACTCCCCGCACCGGAACAGGCACGCCGCGCACGGTGA
- the fxlA gene encoding FxLD family lanthipeptide: MAPTQLIPASLKDVDLLDLDVTVTAEAGAEARPVACGSSDGCGASCASACISAV, translated from the coding sequence ATGGCACCGACACAGCTCATCCCCGCATCCCTGAAGGACGTCGACCTGCTTGACCTCGACGTCACGGTGACCGCCGAGGCCGGCGCCGAGGCGCGGCCCGTCGCGTGCGGCTCGTCCGACGGCTGCGGGGCCTCCTGCGCGTCGGCGTGCATCAGCGCGGTCTGA
- a CDS encoding response regulator transcription factor has product MRVVLAEDSALLRQGIELLLSEQGIEVVAAVGDGEQLLRAVAEHRPDACVTDVRMPPTFLDEGLRAALAVRARWPETGVLVLSHYVEERYAIDLVNTNDNGVGYLLKDRVSDAEEFVDALRRVAAGETVLDPEVVKQLLAGSRQRDPLSTLTPREREVLTAMAEGRSNAGIAADLVIGTAAVEKYIRSIFVKFDLQQEAGDHRRVLAVLRYLGA; this is encoded by the coding sequence ATGCGGGTAGTGCTGGCCGAGGACTCCGCGCTGCTGCGCCAGGGCATCGAACTGCTGCTCAGCGAACAGGGCATCGAGGTGGTCGCCGCGGTCGGCGACGGGGAGCAACTCCTGCGCGCGGTGGCCGAACACCGGCCGGACGCCTGTGTGACGGACGTCCGGATGCCGCCCACCTTCCTGGACGAGGGCCTGCGCGCCGCACTGGCGGTACGCGCCCGCTGGCCGGAGACCGGCGTCCTGGTGCTCTCCCACTACGTCGAGGAGCGCTACGCCATCGACCTGGTCAACACCAATGACAACGGGGTCGGTTACCTGCTCAAGGACCGGGTGTCGGACGCCGAGGAGTTCGTGGACGCGCTGCGCCGGGTCGCCGCGGGCGAGACGGTCCTCGACCCGGAGGTGGTCAAGCAGTTGCTGGCCGGCAGCCGGCAGCGGGACCCGCTGTCCACCCTGACGCCGCGCGAGCGGGAGGTCCTCACGGCCATGGCGGAGGGCCGTTCCAACGCCGGGATCGCGGCCGACCTGGTGATCGGCACGGCGGCGGTGGAGAAGTACATCCGCAGCATCTTCGTGAAGTTCGACCTGCAGCAGGAGGCGGGGGACCACCGCCGCGTGCTCGCCGTTCTACGCTACCTGGGAGCTTGA
- a CDS encoding lantibiotic dehydratase — protein sequence MHTPYRHTGAALLRAAAAPLAATPTWWPDPNNTAQCRTWLAEVWTRPGFAAAVREATGGLADRIEDLVNGRPVPDKQVRRAALSAARYLLRFTGRPTPFGLFAGVASASLGPGTTVEWGDGHRPVARVDTEWLASIIEALESYPELLDRLDVVFNNLAAERGSRLQVPRGGSNRVSVRHNAVIRFVQQNASDPVPFAVLAERLTTAVGQDPAKVSAMLTELVRRGFLITALRAPLTVTDPLGHLLDQLHDAKADTLPVTAQLVRDLETVHAELHAHNRAELGSALAEARRAVRDRMRSLSGAGRTLLALDLLLDCDVRLPDAVATELERAAGALLQLTREPSGEAVWRDYHRAFWERYSTGTLVPLTELVDPATGLGFPAQYPGSTLPEPVIEPSRRDERLLALAWQAVAQGSREIVLTDEAIDALTEGRRVDSWFAPPHVEMAARVQAADTDALDRGEFTLTVSPARSAGTLTSRFSPAATGTNLAAVYRTVPTLVEGALPVQLSFPALYAHAENIARIPAYLPHVIALGEHRPPGRAEAIGLDDLAVTATRDRLFLVSMSRRQVVEPQVFHAVALDKQAPPLARFLAHLSRAFAPAWTGLDWGPTAATLPFLPRVRYGRCVLTPARWRLTRADAADLDAWRSRWHCPQVVDLRDDDRTLRLDLTIPAHTALLAAELAKRGTATLTEPPAEEGLGWIGGHTHEVALPLTASGPQLPSPLIGSLPRLATRTHGHQPGSDAVRWLNAKIHTHPEVLTEIIADHLPKLLAVLDEPAFWFVRYRSPNESDHLRLRLRVTGSGRQAAFAREIGEWTEHLRHDPLCQPWVRHPALSG from the coding sequence ATGCACACCCCCTACCGGCACACCGGCGCCGCCCTCCTGCGCGCCGCTGCCGCACCACTGGCTGCCACGCCCACCTGGTGGCCGGACCCGAACAACACCGCCCAGTGCCGCACCTGGCTGGCCGAGGTCTGGACCCGGCCCGGCTTCGCCGCCGCGGTCCGGGAGGCCACCGGCGGCCTGGCGGACCGGATCGAGGACCTCGTGAACGGCCGCCCGGTCCCCGACAAGCAGGTCCGCCGGGCGGCCCTGTCCGCCGCCCGCTACCTCCTGCGGTTCACCGGCCGCCCCACCCCCTTCGGCCTGTTCGCCGGCGTCGCCAGCGCCTCGCTCGGGCCGGGCACCACGGTCGAGTGGGGAGACGGGCACCGCCCGGTCGCCCGGGTGGACACCGAGTGGCTGGCCAGCATCATCGAAGCCCTGGAGTCCTACCCCGAGTTGCTGGACCGGCTCGACGTGGTCTTCAACAACCTCGCCGCCGAGCGGGGGAGCCGGCTGCAGGTCCCACGAGGCGGCTCGAACCGGGTCAGCGTCCGGCACAACGCCGTGATCCGCTTCGTCCAGCAGAACGCGTCCGACCCGGTGCCCTTCGCCGTGCTGGCCGAGCGGCTGACCACCGCCGTCGGTCAGGACCCGGCGAAGGTCAGCGCGATGCTCACCGAACTCGTTCGCCGCGGCTTCCTGATCACCGCATTGCGGGCCCCGCTGACCGTCACCGATCCCCTCGGCCACCTCCTCGACCAACTGCACGACGCCAAGGCCGACACCCTGCCCGTCACCGCCCAGCTGGTGCGCGACCTGGAGACCGTCCACGCGGAACTGCACGCCCACAACCGGGCCGAGCTCGGCAGCGCTCTCGCCGAAGCCCGCCGAGCCGTCCGCGACCGGATGCGAAGCCTGTCCGGAGCCGGGCGGACACTGCTGGCCCTGGACCTGCTCCTCGACTGCGACGTCCGGTTACCCGACGCCGTGGCCACCGAGTTGGAGCGGGCCGCCGGCGCCCTGCTGCAGCTGACCCGCGAGCCCTCGGGCGAGGCGGTCTGGCGGGACTACCACCGCGCCTTCTGGGAGAGGTACAGCACCGGCACGCTGGTGCCGCTGACCGAACTGGTCGACCCGGCAACCGGGCTCGGATTCCCTGCCCAGTACCCGGGCAGCACCCTGCCGGAGCCGGTCATCGAGCCGTCGCGCCGTGACGAACGGCTCCTCGCCCTCGCCTGGCAGGCCGTGGCCCAGGGCAGCAGGGAGATCGTCCTCACCGACGAGGCCATCGACGCCCTCACCGAGGGCCGCCGCGTGGACTCCTGGTTCGCACCGCCCCACGTGGAGATGGCCGCCCGGGTCCAGGCCGCGGACACCGACGCGCTCGACCGGGGTGAGTTCACCCTGACGGTCTCCCCGGCCCGCTCGGCCGGCACGCTCACCTCCCGGTTCAGCCCCGCCGCCACCGGCACCAACCTGGCAGCGGTCTACCGCACCGTCCCGACCCTGGTCGAGGGCGCCCTGCCCGTCCAGCTCTCCTTCCCGGCCCTGTACGCGCATGCCGAGAACATCGCCCGCATCCCCGCCTACCTGCCGCACGTCATCGCGCTGGGCGAGCACCGCCCGCCCGGCCGAGCGGAGGCGATCGGGCTCGACGACCTCGCGGTCACCGCGACCCGCGACCGCCTGTTCCTGGTCAGCATGTCCCGCCGGCAGGTCGTCGAGCCGCAGGTGTTCCACGCGGTCGCGCTCGACAAGCAGGCCCCGCCCCTGGCCCGGTTCCTGGCCCATCTGTCCCGCGCGTTCGCCCCGGCCTGGACCGGCCTCGACTGGGGTCCGACCGCTGCCACGCTGCCGTTCCTGCCGCGGGTCCGGTACGGGCGCTGCGTGCTGACCCCGGCCCGCTGGCGACTTACGCGGGCCGACGCGGCCGACCTGGACGCCTGGCGCAGCCGCTGGCACTGCCCACAGGTGGTGGACCTGCGCGACGACGACCGCACCCTGCGCCTAGACCTCACCATCCCGGCCCACACTGCCCTCCTTGCAGCCGAGTTGGCCAAGCGCGGCACCGCGACCCTGACCGAGCCGCCCGCCGAAGAAGGGCTCGGCTGGATCGGCGGGCACACCCACGAGGTCGCCCTGCCCTTGACCGCCTCCGGCCCCCAGCTCCCGTCACCGCTGATCGGCTCGCTGCCCCGCCTGGCCACCCGCACCCACGGCCACCAGCCCGGCAGCGACGCAGTCCGCTGGCTGAACGCGAAGATCCACACCCACCCCGAGGTGCTGACCGAGATCATCGCCGAC
- a CDS encoding sensor histidine kinase has translation MTWSPPALSRRAGLKQLAENIAGRATGRARTDARPPREVVPGNPLRALASPVLWRASIHLALDALVALAGLAVLVVLVVAVCLAPAGLVGLPVTVAAGWALFRLAAVERARFAVTCGLELDELPAPVSSWRLVKSLQSLVHNLCTWRLIGYFVLLLPVAVVTVVGVALTWAVPLTLVLLPAYYRGLPGGQAQIGPFVVDSLPRALLVAAVALLVGTVISPLIVKLLLALDTALARALLSRPRGMELEQRVIDLTESRARVVDAAEAERKRIERDLHDGAQQRLVAISITLGRASSRLKKSGDHETNKLVEDVRRETLSTITELRNLARGLHPPVLTDRGLEASLSAVAALAPVPVRLDVLVEPRPSAAIEAVAYFTVTEALTNVAKHARATRAWVEIRREGARLDVKVGDDGRGGADLAAGTGLTGLADRVSGVDGRFRLSSPVGGPTVIEVELPCG, from the coding sequence GTGACCTGGTCGCCGCCCGCACTGTCCAGGAGAGCGGGTCTGAAGCAGTTGGCCGAGAACATCGCCGGCCGTGCCACCGGCAGAGCCCGGACGGACGCCCGGCCACCCCGCGAGGTGGTGCCGGGCAATCCGCTGCGCGCGCTGGCCTCCCCCGTGCTGTGGCGGGCGTCGATCCACCTGGCACTCGACGCTCTGGTGGCGCTGGCGGGACTGGCCGTGCTGGTCGTGCTGGTCGTCGCCGTCTGCCTGGCGCCGGCCGGCCTGGTGGGCCTGCCGGTCACGGTGGCCGCGGGGTGGGCGCTGTTCCGGCTGGCCGCCGTCGAGCGCGCCCGGTTCGCCGTGACCTGCGGGCTGGAGCTCGACGAGCTGCCGGCGCCGGTCAGTTCGTGGCGGCTGGTCAAGTCGCTGCAATCGCTCGTCCACAACCTCTGCACCTGGCGGCTGATCGGCTACTTCGTCCTGCTGCTGCCGGTGGCGGTGGTGACCGTGGTCGGGGTGGCGCTGACCTGGGCCGTGCCGCTGACCCTGGTGCTGCTTCCGGCCTACTACCGGGGCCTGCCCGGCGGGCAGGCCCAGATCGGGCCGTTCGTGGTGGACTCCCTGCCCCGGGCGCTGCTGGTCGCGGCGGTGGCACTGCTGGTCGGCACGGTGATCTCCCCGCTGATCGTCAAACTCCTGCTGGCGCTGGACACCGCGCTGGCCCGCGCACTGCTCTCCCGGCCCCGCGGCATGGAACTGGAGCAGCGGGTCATCGATCTGACGGAGAGTCGGGCCCGGGTGGTGGACGCCGCCGAGGCGGAGCGCAAACGGATCGAGCGGGACCTGCACGACGGTGCCCAGCAACGGCTGGTGGCGATCTCGATCACCCTGGGCCGGGCCAGCTCGCGGTTGAAGAAGTCCGGTGACCACGAGACCAACAAGCTGGTCGAGGACGTCCGGCGGGAAACCCTCAGCACCATCACCGAGTTGCGCAACCTGGCGCGCGGCCTGCACCCGCCGGTGCTGACCGACCGCGGCCTGGAGGCGTCGCTCTCCGCCGTCGCCGCGCTGGCTCCGGTGCCGGTGCGCCTCGACGTCCTGGTGGAGCCGCGCCCCAGTGCCGCCATCGAGGCGGTCGCCTACTTCACGGTGACCGAGGCGCTCACCAATGTGGCCAAGCACGCTCGTGCGACCCGCGCTTGGGTGGAGATCCGGCGGGAGGGTGCCCGGTTGGACGTTAAGGTCGGCGACGACGGGCGTGGCGGGGCCGACCTCGCGGCCGGCACGGGTCTGACCGGTCTGGCGGACCGGGTGTCCGGCGTGGACGGGCGGTTCCGGCTCAGCAGCCCGGTGGGTGGACCGACCGTGATCGAGGTGGAATTGCCATGCGGGTAG
- a CDS encoding class I SAM-dependent methyltransferase has protein sequence MRHASSPLRAPFGKAGIWALAGASAAAAATAWWVTDSAPYPYAQHRLLDLPLPFLSWERLAEQLQPLPGERMLEIGPGTGLQSLQVAPRLGADGRLDIVDIQQEMLDHVMRRAAGSGLDTIAPTLADARELPFDDATFDAAYLVTALGEIPDVPAALSELRRVLKPTGRLVVGEFFDRHQIRPAALARQANAVGLHVIRQSGPALAYFALLRPCTSGSADRPHAGAADRCAVTIDS, from the coding sequence ATGCGCCACGCCTCCTCACCCCTGCGCGCCCCGTTCGGCAAGGCCGGCATCTGGGCCCTCGCGGGCGCCTCGGCCGCGGCCGCGGCCACCGCCTGGTGGGTGACCGACTCCGCACCGTACCCCTACGCGCAGCACCGACTGCTCGACCTGCCGCTGCCGTTCCTGTCCTGGGAGCGGCTGGCCGAGCAGCTCCAGCCGCTGCCGGGCGAGCGGATGCTGGAGATCGGTCCCGGCACCGGGCTGCAGTCGCTCCAGGTGGCGCCCCGGCTCGGTGCCGACGGCCGGCTGGACATCGTCGACATCCAGCAGGAGATGCTCGACCACGTGATGCGCCGGGCCGCCGGATCCGGCCTCGACACCATCGCCCCCACCCTGGCCGACGCGCGCGAACTCCCCTTCGACGACGCCACGTTCGACGCCGCCTACCTGGTCACCGCGCTGGGCGAGATCCCGGACGTCCCCGCCGCCCTGAGCGAGCTGCGCCGGGTCCTCAAGCCGACCGGCCGCCTGGTCGTCGGCGAGTTCTTCGACCGCCACCAGATCCGCCCGGCGGCCCTGGCCCGGCAGGCCAACGCCGTCGGCCTGCACGTCATCCGGCAGTCCGGACCGGCCCTGGCCTACTTCGCGCTGCTGCGTCCGTGCACCTCGGGCTCCGCCGACCGGCCGCACGCCGGTGCCGCGGACCGGTGCGCCGTCACCATCGACTCGTGA
- a CDS encoding transcriptional regulator, which yields MTAADGLESAFHHPNRLAVVAFLSGCAEAEFRTVREECGLSEPALSKLAAAFEAAGHVAVRKGYVGKRPRTWLSLTPAGRARLAAHLAALQEIAARNAGRAADLEQ from the coding sequence GTGACCGCGGCCGACGGCCTGGAGAGCGCGTTCCACCACCCCAACCGACTGGCGGTGGTCGCGTTCCTCTCCGGCTGCGCCGAGGCCGAGTTCCGGACGGTCCGCGAGGAGTGCGGCCTGTCGGAGCCGGCGTTGAGCAAGCTGGCGGCCGCGTTCGAGGCCGCCGGCCACGTGGCGGTCCGCAAGGGTTACGTGGGCAAGCGGCCCCGGACCTGGCTCTCCCTCACACCCGCCGGCCGGGCCCGGCTGGCCGCCCACCTGGCGGCGCTGCAGGAGATCGCCGCGCGCAACGCCGGCCGGGCGGCGGACCTGGAGCAGTGA